One window from the genome of Nitrospirota bacterium encodes:
- a CDS encoding PhzF family phenazine biosynthesis protein: protein MGSERRTLRFYQADVFTDLPFSGNPVAVVPDASGLADLELQRIAREMNLSETVFVLAPTDPAAAAKIRIFTPTREIPFAGHPVLGTFFVLGKIGRLTCREPVTRLMYECNIGVFPVELHAGDGEILRVVMTQPKPQFLGSVEPVKDLFEVANALGLSKKVITGTKLPVEVVSTGLPVMIVPIRTLTAVRSIEPDFAAINEICARYGANGIMVFTTVTVEEPSTVHTRMFASPIGVTEDPATGSASGALGAYLVHNGVVEVGPTTEIIAEQGYELERPSRILIQVRSDDDAIQEVKVGGQAVMVIEGAVTF from the coding sequence ATGGGCTCCGAACGACGCACCCTCCGCTTCTACCAAGCCGACGTCTTCACCGACCTGCCCTTCAGCGGCAATCCGGTCGCGGTCGTGCCGGACGCGAGCGGCCTCGCTGACCTGGAGCTCCAGCGCATCGCGCGCGAGATGAACCTGTCCGAGACGGTCTTCGTGCTGGCCCCGACCGATCCGGCCGCGGCGGCCAAGATCCGGATCTTCACGCCGACCCGCGAGATCCCCTTCGCCGGCCATCCGGTGCTCGGCACCTTTTTCGTGCTCGGCAAGATCGGGCGTCTGACGTGCCGGGAGCCGGTGACCCGGCTCATGTACGAGTGCAACATCGGGGTGTTCCCGGTCGAGCTGCACGCGGGGGACGGGGAGATCCTGCGGGTCGTTATGACCCAGCCCAAGCCGCAGTTCCTGGGCTCGGTCGAGCCAGTGAAGGACCTGTTCGAGGTCGCCAACGCGCTGGGCCTGTCCAAGAAAGTCATCACCGGCACCAAGCTGCCGGTGGAGGTGGTCTCCACGGGCCTGCCGGTGATGATCGTGCCGATCCGGACCCTCACCGCGGTCCGGTCCATCGAGCCGGACTTCGCCGCGATCAACGAGATCTGCGCCCGCTACGGGGCCAACGGCATCATGGTCTTCACGACGGTGACGGTGGAGGAGCCGTCCACGGTGCACACCAGGATGTTCGCCTCACCGATCGGGGTCACGGAAGATCCGGCCACCGGCAGCGCCAGCGGGGCCCTGGGCGCCTACCTGGTTCACAACGGGGTGGTGGAAGTGGGACCGACGACCGAGATCATCGCCGAGCAGGGGTACGAGCTGGAGCGGCCTTCGCGTATCCTGATCCAGGTCCGGTCGGACGACGACGCGATCCAGGAAGTGAAGGTCGGTGGCCAGGCGGTGATGGTCATCGAAGGGGCGGTGACGTTCTAA
- a CDS encoding zinc-binding dehydrogenase: protein MKAVVFHEHGGPEQLRYEEVADPRIAPREVLVRVKACALNHLDIWIRQGIPAYQIPLPHISGCDVAGVVAQVGAEVPGLSVGDRVFVSPGLSCWRCEWCLAGRDNQCPSFTVLGAQVDGGYAELVKVPGVNVLPIPGDLPFEQAAAFPLVSVTAWHMLFTLAGLRPGETVLVMGAGSGVGSIAVQMARLAGARVITTVGKEEKIAKARAIGADEVIVHSRENVAKRVKAVTDGRGVEVVLEHIGPAVWDQCLASLARGGRLVTCGATTGGEVKLDLRHVFSRQLTIEGSYMGTRAELLKAAALVGRGQLKPVVDRTFPLREARAAQEHLLSRNFFGKVVLTAP, encoded by the coding sequence ATGAAAGCGGTCGTCTTCCACGAGCACGGGGGGCCGGAGCAGCTCCGGTACGAGGAAGTGGCCGATCCCCGGATCGCCCCGCGGGAGGTCCTGGTGCGGGTCAAAGCCTGCGCCCTGAACCACCTGGACATCTGGATCAGGCAGGGGATTCCGGCCTATCAGATTCCGCTCCCGCACATCTCCGGCTGCGACGTGGCCGGCGTCGTGGCGCAGGTCGGCGCGGAGGTGCCGGGGCTCTCGGTCGGCGACCGGGTGTTCGTCTCGCCGGGGCTGAGCTGCTGGCGCTGCGAATGGTGTCTGGCCGGCCGCGACAACCAGTGCCCGTCGTTCACGGTGCTGGGGGCGCAGGTGGACGGGGGCTATGCCGAGCTCGTCAAGGTCCCTGGCGTGAACGTGCTCCCGATCCCGGGAGATCTGCCCTTCGAGCAGGCCGCCGCCTTTCCGCTCGTCTCGGTGACGGCCTGGCACATGCTCTTCACCCTGGCCGGGCTGCGGCCCGGCGAGACCGTCCTGGTCATGGGCGCGGGCAGCGGGGTCGGCAGCATCGCGGTCCAGATGGCCCGGCTGGCCGGGGCCCGCGTGATCACCACGGTCGGCAAGGAGGAGAAAATCGCCAAGGCGAGGGCAATCGGGGCGGACGAGGTCATCGTCCACTCGCGGGAGAACGTGGCCAAGCGGGTCAAGGCCGTCACGGATGGCCGGGGCGTCGAGGTAGTGCTCGAGCACATCGGGCCGGCAGTCTGGGACCAGTGCCTCGCCTCCCTCGCCAGGGGAGGGCGGCTGGTCACCTGCGGGGCCACCACCGGAGGCGAGGTCAAGCTGGACTTGCGCCACGTCTTCTCCCGACAGCTGACGATCGAGGGCTCCTACATGGGGACCAGGGCGGAGCTGTTGAAGGCGGCGGCGCTGGTCGGGCGAGGGCAGCTCAAGCCGGTCGTGGACCGGACGTTTCCCTTGCGCGAGGCCCGGGCCGCGCAGGAGCATCTGTTGAGCCGGAACTTTTTCGGGAAGGTCGTCCTGACCGCACCGTAG
- a CDS encoding CBS domain-containing protein → MSTINQMMQRKLKQIAHTASIREAAMRMSSERVGSLMVERKGQLVGIVTDTDIVRKAAAAGKSLDKETVESIMSSPIATIEGNRSVQDAHDMMGDLGIRHLGVTEKGNLVGLVSVRDLLVYFKRVSEPKIAQD, encoded by the coding sequence GTGTCTACGATCAATCAGATGATGCAGAGGAAGCTGAAGCAGATCGCCCATACCGCCTCCATTCGCGAGGCCGCCATGCGCATGTCGAGCGAGCGGGTCGGCTCGCTGATGGTCGAACGGAAGGGGCAGCTCGTCGGCATCGTGACGGACACCGACATCGTGCGGAAAGCCGCCGCGGCCGGGAAGAGCCTCGACAAGGAGACGGTCGAGAGCATCATGAGCAGCCCGATCGCGACGATCGAAGGGAATCGCTCCGTTCAGGACGCCCACGACATGATGGGGGATCTGGGGATCCGGCATCTGGGGGTGACCGAGAAGGGGAACCTGGTCGGGCTCGTGTCCGTCCGGGATCTGCTGGTCTACTTCAAGCGGGTATCAGAACCGAAGATCGCCCAAGATTGA